Sequence from the Coriobacteriia bacterium genome:
CGTCGATCGGGTACGTTCGGCCATCCGATCGCTGCCCGATGTCGAGCTGGATGACGACCTGCTGTACCTCATCGCCTCGGTGTGTGTCGCCATGGGTGTCGACGGCCACCGCGCCGATCTCGTGATGGGGCGTGCTGCGGCGGCGTACGCGGTGCTGCACGCGCGTCGCGAGGTCACTGCAGCGGACATCCGGGCCGTTGCGCCCATGGTGCTTGCCCATCGGATGCGCAAGTCGCCGTTCGAGGAGCAGTCGTTCGACGAGAAGCGGCTCGAGCAGCTCATCGGGCTTGCGTCGTCGGGTCAGGGAGAGAGCATCGGCGAGCGCGGCGGTGAGCCGGCCGACGGTGCTGCGGCGTCTTTGGCGATGCCGCGGGAACTCGGAGCGACCGATGCGGCGGCAACGCAGGAGGCGATCAGCGCGGAACTCGTTGCGGGCATGGATCGCACGCGTCGGGCGCATGGTGGCCGTCGGCAGGAGACCACGTCGGATGACCGCACGGGGCGCTACGTCCGTGCCGAGCCCGCACGCGCGGGGGAGCCGGTCGACCTGGCGCTCGACGCGACGATACGTGCGGCAGCTCCTCATCAGCGGTCGCGACAGGGCGATCTGGCGATCAGCATCGAGCCCGAGGACGTGCGCACGAAGGTCCGCAAGCGGCGCGTTGGTGCGTCGATCGTGTTCTGCGTGGACGCGAGCGGCTCGATGGGGGCGTCAAACCGCATGGAGGCCGCGAAGGCCGCTGTCCTCGAACTGCTGGTGGATGCATATCAGCGGCGTGACCGCGTCGGTCTCGTGGCCTTCCGGGGCGAGTCGGCGCAGGTGGTCCTGCAGCCCACAGCCAGCGTCGAGCTCGCGCAGCTCAAGCTGAAGGCGCTTCCGACCGGCGGGGCGACCCCGATCGCCCACGGCATCCTCACGTCTCTCGACGTGCTGGCTGCCGAAGCGCGTCGTGAGAACGGCATCGTGCCCTGGCTCGTGCTGCTCACCGACGGTCGGGCGAACGTAGGCATTGGAACCGGGCTCGGGAGCGAGGACGCGCG
This genomic interval carries:
- a CDS encoding magnesium chelatase subunit D family protein, which codes for MARDDGSTYPFSAIVGQDALKTALLINAVDPRVGGVLIRGQKGTAKSTAVRALRWVLPEMEVVEGCRFGCDPSATTELCPECRERKREGALPRIRRRPRLVDLPVSATEDRVVGTIDLEQALKHGERRFEAGLLAEANRGLLYVDEVNLLDDHLVDTLLDSAASGVNVVEREGIRYEHPARFSLVGTMNPEEGELRPQLLDRFGLCVDVEGIADPGERVEILKRRRAFEDDASGFARDWSATQSELVDRVRSAIRSLPDVELDDDLLYLIASVCVAMGVDGHRADLVMGRAAAAYAVLHARREVTAADIRAVAPMVLAHRMRKSPFEEQSFDEKRLEQLIGLASSGQGESIGERGGEPADGAAASLAMPRELGATDAAATQEAISAELVAGMDRTRRAHGGRRQETTSDDRTGRYVRAEPARAGEPVDLALDATIRAAAPHQRSRQGDLAISIEPEDVRTKVRKRRVGASIVFCVDASGSMGASNRMEAAKAAVLELLVDAYQRRDRVGLVAFRGESAQVVLQPTASVELAQLKLKALPTGGATPIAHGILTSLDVLAAEARRENGIVPWLVLLTDGRANVGIGTGLGSEDARTAAGRLKDAAINTLVVDTSGPGGGTAARDLARAAGGEYVRLGAVGGSLLAGAVRQRLSA